In Nerophis lumbriciformis linkage group LG01, RoL_Nlum_v2.1, whole genome shotgun sequence, the genomic stretch ttgagtgtcagtgctgtctagagctcggcagagtaaccgtgtaatactcttccatatcagtaggtggcagcaggtagctactaagtcgaaacagcgggaggcagtgtgcaggtaaaagggtgtctaatgcttaaaccaaaaataaacaaaaggtgagtgcccctaagaaaaggcattgaagcttagggaaggctatgcagaacaaaattaaaactgaagtggctacaaagtaaacaaaaacagaatgctggacgacagcaaagacttactgtggagcaaagatggcgtccacaatgtaacatccgaacatggcatgacaatcgacaatgtccccacgaagaaggataaaaacaaagtagatccaggaaatatcgctcaaaggaagacctgaaactgctccaggaaaataccaaaaaaagagaaaaagccaccaaaattggagcgcaagacaagaactaaaacactacacactgaaaaacagcaaaaaactcaaaataagtcacggcgtgatgtgacaggtggtgacagtacacctactttgagacaagagctatgttgatgcatgcttggttatgctttaaagtcatatccaacaattgcgacaacgactttttactgtcaactgcgtttcgttgtttaatgatttctgctggtggtgtgcctcctcattttgtcaacacaaaaaatgtgccttggctcaaaaaaggttgaaaatcactgctgtaGTCAGtaatcttgttgtggggcagactggttcgtacatgcacatgcatcctccacttctgccatttctaatacaaagtagcgtatagttctaacttatatctgtatgacatacagtgtttcccacaggacaggcatctatttgtggtggtgtggtcggcgggggggggggggggggggggggggggcggcagcggcgatgaccaagaagaacgcggagttggaatataattacaacattttatgtacatatttatatacagatttgaacaattagtgattcactgaaatatatttattaattgtggttcttacaaaaaatatatcttataaaatataaaagctaaaatgtctcctaaagctctgcccctttaattagtgaatactaaataatttaactttagcctactactacaaccatattatttaccagctgagataggctccagcgccccccgtgaccccaaagggaataagcggtagaaaatggatggatggatggatgaagtgaaacagaggcagaggtgtcctgccacagtcagtcaacctcctcctcctcctcctgctgaacaggtcgcacctgtggtccggactgtaggcctacctcctctccaagtccagcccttttcggccgttgaaaatatttttctatactcatctgtgtgaaggagtgaacatccaacattagaatttattactaacgagcagaagcgctctatgtacagtgccgtctaaccagcagctcaacacatgcagggttcaacgttaatgtttttttctacttgcccgacttctcaaatctacttgccccaatatttttacttgtcctgcctaggtttttttctggctgtgtcgtgctcatggcttatatcttactagaatccttcccgttgactatttacaacactacacaatatttattattattattattatctataattacatttaaatggcattgcatacatgtaaaattaaatgctatttcacattatttgaccagtagcagttacacccatctgaacaggtcatccacctgtttaaagcccaatcacagttgaaatcttgaaatgaagggcctttaataaaacattaacctggacaacattttaacagctggttggctcagattttattcttttcattgcattcacatgctgcagtggacagtggacaatttagcttcagtccatgtgtgtttattgacaacagggttataacctggacacgttagctcgtcggtatgaaaacaggtgaccgagtcaaacagcggcggtgttaatgaagcagcgtcaggcgaaaccgtcagtgaaacgctcggtgaaatcgcggattaacattaaatatatgacgagccgcgagcgatgcagctataacctatctacctataacacctgtaaaaatgaagcaatgctaccacgctagcaagcgttagcttgctagcgtggtagcattgcagGTGCTACCACAGTACAggtggtgtactgtcaccacctgtcacatcatagCATAGTATTCACATagcatgctatgctatgctattcACATAGCATAGCCACcaagttagcagcttggtggctatgagccaccaagctgctaactatcgccaaaaggcaccatttaagtttttttccccatggcatcctggatcaaggctttcagcagcttttggacgtttgaggtagaaacgtaggaagcgccatcattatgaaaagtagtcggcgagtattttggtcccgtccgtccgtccctcttcttcttcttctggcccaccaggtgaattaagtgctattggcggagttacaatgcataccgccacctactgcaccggaggtgtaactacaagcaacattcacagacagtcccattgcttttatgagcggtcgagcgagtcaaaagccgaaaaatccatttgtggcggacataattctttcgtggcgggccgccacaaataaatgaatgtgtgggaaacactgacataGCTGACGGGGGAGAAGATGAggtacgtaaataagaccgcctacaaaacggcacatcctgaagagacagtcagaaagcggcttgaagatggtctgtaaaacttaatctatgcaaaatttttaccaaaaaaacaaacattatatCTTGCCTACTTACGGCTTCTATTAAGTACACCcagtacgttttttttttagagcaGTGCATTGTGAGCACAGAATGTGAACAAATGTAGTAATTCCTGGTACGTGATATGATGAAGgggaaggattaaataagcttggaTTCTTCCTACTCCCTGTAGGACATGTTGAACtgtgaattgtaaataatttgGATTTTGATGTAATTTTTTCAGCATGTTCAAAttcaactactactactatgtcCCTAACACGTGCACacgcattagctttgtgtgttagAGGGCAACTGCACTCTTTTATTGTTTCCatcgttcacagtcattatgaaagacaagaacacacgtctttttttcaaTTAGTATTTTAAATATGATAAAAATGCTTGGAAGACACGGCTAATGGgaatcaccgttgtagccttcatagCCCTCTAAAaccacttcaaaaccctccatcaatgttttatatacaccctGCAAGTctgtttaaaatgtagtatctcataacaatatgtaatatgttcagtaTTTACTGTATTTAATTTCGATCATTTTAATCAATGGCTTCTTccgtgcattgatttctgttttcatagcagcgcacgtccgacTCCTGGCAACAAATTTGCGTTCCTACAcccttgtgtgtgttctaatcatggcagacttgttaacaaacaacgaagacgactatttttgcactaatgaggattcacaaccttatatttttcaaGCTGAATGAACAGAGAATGAACTGCttcttctagaagcgagcacgaagtaGAGGGTGAAACAtttgagcagacggaagccgatagAGTAAAGTTGGCGTGACacgaagctgcaaatgtggaatttggatacaagctatttcgacataaatggcgtgcttaccccaaataaacccactccccggccagctggaccaaacagacaacctgagtcacactttatattgatatgATAAACAcagcacgtcatgtgtgtatCATGGATCGCCtaagctgtctggctagctgtgtataacaaaacatgaaatatgggctaatactttacagataatgTAAAGATAATGTTCAGGGTTTTCAgttagtacagattggtgtcctatcgcagtgttgtgcattacaaactcaaacgcatttcgtactgacgtagaagctagcttatctgtagttagcttttatggctaataccgaagcacgccgatgtgttactacgccagaaaaagagttcctcagtgttcgctcttacaataacattgTTACTACAGCTTGGCTTTTATGCAGGTTACGGAACGTCAATGAAGTATTGGTGGTGGTTTTTGAAtgcttttttaaaatgatttagaggtagaattgattgctcccattagctgcattgcgagCTACCTAGAATGAGCCAATGTTTATGTttgactgcaaaaaaaacaaaaacattttgtcttcttgtctctcactatgattgtgaacgataggcaaaattcccaaaaaagtgcagttccccttcaatagctaatgatagcgatttggaGAGCTAACGTTtagttattccatccatccattcatccattttctaccgcttgtttatCTCGGGATCACAGGGAgctgagcctatcccagctgcattcgggcggaaggcagagtacaccctgaacaagtcgccacctcttcgtAGGCCCAACACAGTgaaccttccatccattttcactTCAGCCAATTGGTTCAAGAATTTCTCAAAGATTCATGCATGCCAAAGTACAAGGAACCACCTGCTGGCCAAATGTATAGTTACAAACAGCTGTATCTTGACTATGAAccattgattctcaaactgtgctaTGTGTACCACTAggggtacgtgggctccatctagtggtatgccaaaaaatcacttaattaaatattcaaacatagtgttatcgttcaaactgtgtgtaatgttacatcaaccaaaatattaaataaacttgttaaataaaacaactgccttgttttaaatgaatacttaggcctactctgctactgtatttaaatgttggtcattatggtggtacttggagagccaagtgtttcctGAGATGGTACTTGATGAAAAATGTTTGAAAACCACTGGACTTAgctataggtaaaaaaaaaaaaaggttcacatTTTATGGATAGCAGTGAATATATTGAATAAATAAGTCAAGCTACTTTAGCTCTTGTTTATTCGTTTTCTATTGCTGATTGCTGTTGTTGATGATCATTTTCCAATAGCAGGTAATCCCTTAAATGATGCTCTCTGCCCTCTGCGGTGTTCTGGCATTCAACAGAAAACATCATAGGGGAGAAGTTCTAGTAGTGATGATCTGTGCGCGGTGCATTACTGCATCAGCGTGTGTATGTTGCATCTCTTGGTGTCTCTGCAGGTTTAATAGACGATTTGCATATTGATCCAAGTGCAGCAGCTTCCAAGGCTCTGATGGAATGAATCTAATTAAAGCAATTTAGCTGACACTTCGGTCTATTGAATTGCCTCAATGATTCTCTGAAGCATGCAGAGAATAAACACCTGGCATAGATAATTGACTCATATGCAGAACAGTTAAAATCATACACTTAATGGATTTTAATGTGTTTATTGTTTTACCGGACACTTGTTTATGAAGTAGGCAATGAAGTTCAATTAAACTTGCATCGTATTTATTAGCATTTACAATTACAAATAGACAATAAATTAAAAGCAAAGACTTTCCTTGGCATAACTGTTGTGtaaatactgtacagtatatgatcACTTCCATTTCTTAATCCATCtattccaggggtgtcaaactcattttagatcggggcccgcatggagaaaaatctactcccaagtgggccggactggtaaaatcacggcacgataacttaaaagtaaagacaacttcagattgttttctttgtttagaaatacaacaagcacattctgaaaatgtacaaattagaatgttgttgttgttgtttttttacacttacatgttgcggttaagagtattctatctttatttgtggttatttatactttctgaataaatgatgtgataatgttcatcacatTGTTGTTAATTATCAAtctgtcaagataaaaaaaataatatgaaaatccaattacaggatgttattattgtagtttactcattttcctcgactggtgcactaacatcatgtggtttactttttttttttttttacatatgtagcatcatctacaaagatacaaagaattgctattgcgacatctagtggacacatttagaacagcagtttctttcattcaaaaatttcggctcatttttatacttagcaaactcatcacgcgggccggataaaacctgtttgcgggcttgattccgcccgcgggccgtacgtttgacacccctgatctattccAACAGTGATGCCTCACAGAGACACTCCCGGTCTGCACGTAGCCTATAGTGAACTACATTTGATACCTAAAAGTTGATAATGATAACAATTCCTTTATTGCGCATCCACCCTGCACTCACTCTTTAATTTACACTTCTAAGTTCTACAAAAAAATTACATGATTAAACACacgtcattaaaaaataaaacaatatcacAAAAGAAAAATCAGCTCTCATTTTTAATTGTGATAATTATTGGGGTACACATTAATGAGTTGACATGATTTGCAGCATGAATGTGACGACTCTACTCTGCGTCCACTAAATCCCTCTCAGGTGCAAACCTTTTCCCCGGGTGTTGTCTCTTCTCCTCGGCGTGCTTCACTCGGATCTTGTCTAAAAAATCGAGCAGCAGATTCGTCTTGGCGCATCTGTTGAGGTCCAAAACGTCTTCACACGGACTGACGGCGGACAAATCTGGATCCGAATGATCCCAAAAGCGTTTCCCGGGGTGCTGGCGCTTGTCCACCTCGGGgaggtcctcctcctcctcctcctcctcctcctcctcttcctcctcttcctgccGCTTACCAGGGTGCTGCCGCCGGCTGCGCACCACCAAGTAGCGCTTGCCCGGGTGCTGTCGTTTGGAAAGTCCACCCACGACCATGACGGGGTGGTCAGAAAGGTGTCCCGTAGTGGAGCGCCTTCCTGGGTGTTGCCTTTTTTGCAGCTCCATGAGCGAGTGCGTGACTTCCTCGCGTTTGCCCGGGTGTTGTCTCTTGTCAACACCCAACCAGTACTCTTCATTCCCGTCGTCTTCCTTCTCCAAATCCTCGCCGTACCTTTTGCCTGGATGTTGCCGCTTTGTCACCCACTCTGGCTGAGAAATAAGTCCCGCTGCAGGAGGAAAAATAACATGCATTAGTCTCAAAAGTCAGAATGGCCGTGCGTAAATACGCATCAATGTGCGCAATCGATCATTTATCTTTATTGTAAGTTTTTTACGTTTAGATAACGTTTTAAAATACCACACAATGACACGATAGCAGATCCGTGAAATAATATGTATTTTGTGAAACTATTTGCGGAGGGATATTTGAAAGGGACATAAGACAATCTGAATTAAGCAGCACCATTTGCAGCACTTTTCCcaagatgctttaaaaaaaactgtacctCAAATACTACATTGAAAAACATGCATTGTACATTTAGAGATAATTGCATTACTTCACAGTTACagtatttcaaagtgaaataacaTTTAATTACTGTGAAATATGAGGGTATTGTCAATTGCTGTAATGTTACAGTTCTCTTTGTTTACAGTATTTCAACGTGAAATAGCATTTCATTACTGTGAAATAATTACATTTGCTGTAATGTTACAGTTCTTTTTGTGTACAGTATTTCACTGTGAAATCCTGGTAATTTTCTTACAGTGCACAGTCAATATAGAGTCACTGTAAAAAATACTATTCATATTCCCGGATTATGATTTGCTCACCACTTCTGTGGTCTTCTCCTTGCATCTTTCTCAGTATGGAGCGCAGTAGGAGGCTCTCTGCACTATGGTGAAGCAAATCGTCCATAGTCCTCTGGTCGGGCTCCTCCTCAGCAGAGATGCTCTGTCCTCTGCAGACGGTCATGAAGTTGCAGACCAAGACAGAAGCCAGCAGGATGAAAAGAAATGTCGACTTCATTGCGTGACACATGGTAGCCTGTGGAAGACGTCGATATCTGAGGCAAGTCTTAATAAGCTTAATGTTCTACTTCTAAAAAGAATGGGGAAAAAATATAAAATGCCAAGAAAGCCAAGCTCACCTCTTCAGTTCCCAGATGCTTCTATTTCAGTGGACGGATGCTGAGTGGACAATAATGTTTTAAGCTGCCAGCCCCTACCGTTGGTGTTTACTGACCCGCAAAGCCAACTTTGTGCACACAACATTGCATCTTGTCTTTTTATACTGGCCCCTCTCTGTCGTCATTGCTCACGTTGGAGTCCTCTTTTAGGATCCCTCGTCCTGATTGATGTCATTGAATGGCGTTCATCCTATGTGGGCGCTGAGGAATGAGTCATTTCATGAACCGACACTCATTCAACAAGTTTTTTTGTGTAACATTTTGACAGTTTTTCTGCATGTTGCACATTAATTGATGGGCACCTCTTGAAATAGTGTAAAAATGCTTCATTATAcagttatcagtatttattttccACAAATGGTTGTAAAAATCCCAGTGAAACGTTTTAAGAGAGAGAAATATCATTTGTACACCCAGCAATGTTACAATATATGGACTTATTGTCACAATATTATCAGTTTAAATAGTCCTTCAGTTTCTCTTTTTTGATAACCGCACAAGCAAAATCATTTCATTCTGGACATCTCATAAGAGGCATCCCTCTCCATAGTGATTACTTTCACACTGTTCCTTTATACTGACTACACCTGTCTGTTTCTGTACAGAATGAAGAGGGCCCCACGGTGCACACTTGAACACAAATTGAGACAGGACAGAGTGTTCTATTTCCCAGCTTGGCACAGGTCAGAGGTGAGGTTGTATACAGTCAGCATCACATTTACTTGAGTGATCCCGTGAGAGGTGATTCTATTACTACTATAATGGTGGTGCATAATGGTATATGCAAATGAACCATGCAAGCTCCTTTCTTGTGTATTTTGATGACATTAACTATTCAATCGTTGGGTTATTGCAGAACGTTTCACTCACCGATCTAGAGTAAAAAAGTCAGAAAATAACCTATGTAAATAAAGGATGTGGAAATACCACCAGTGAAGTATTGCATAACATCTGGCGTGAACTGACTGTCTAATATTGTAATGACACGCTTTCAATGTGCTGCCACGGCCAATACTTCAAGATGTTTTGGACTCTAATTGAGTCGAACATGGAAGCGATTTATCATTGAGTTTTATTCAAAAGGCTCAAATACTGTGGCATGAGATACATTTTTGGGGTGGGAGGATGAGCAATATGTTTCTGAtgtaataatatgtaaatattgagAAATTAAACCATAGGCactttaatatgtaatatttgcatAAATATTTGCAGcaatgtgtggagtttgcatgttctccccgtgactgcgtgggttccatccgggtactccggcttcctcccacctccaaagacatgcacctggggataggttgattggcaacactaaattggccctagtgtgtgaatgtgagtgtgaatgttgtctgtctatctgtgttggccctgcgatgagatggcgacttgtccagggtgtaccccgccttccgcccgaatgcagctgagata encodes the following:
- the trh gene encoding pro-thyrotropin-releasing hormone isoform X2 — translated: MDDLLHHSAESLLLRSILRKMQGEDHRSAGLISQPEWVTKRQHPGKRYGEDLEKEDDGNEEYWLGVDKRQHPGKREEVTHSLMELQKRQHPGRRSTTGHLSDHPVMVVGGLSKRQHPGKRYLVVRSRRQHPGKRQEEEEEEEEEEEEEEDLPEVDKRQHPGKRFWDHSDPDLSAVSPCEDVLDLNRCAKTNLLLDFLDKIRVKHAEEKRQHPGKRFAPERDLVDAE
- the trh gene encoding pro-thyrotropin-releasing hormone isoform X1, with the protein product MCHAMKSTFLFILLASVLVCNFMTVCRGQSISAEEEPDQRTMDDLLHHSAESLLLRSILRKMQGEDHRSAGLISQPEWVTKRQHPGKRYGEDLEKEDDGNEEYWLGVDKRQHPGKREEVTHSLMELQKRQHPGRRSTTGHLSDHPVMVVGGLSKRQHPGKRYLVVRSRRQHPGKRQEEEEEEEEEEEEEEDLPEVDKRQHPGKRFWDHSDPDLSAVSPCEDVLDLNRCAKTNLLLDFLDKIRVKHAEEKRQHPGKRFAPERDLVDAE